A genomic stretch from Acidobacteriota bacterium includes:
- a CDS encoding NifU family protein, with protein sequence MSSPLAIQIKAEVDRNDIHVCRFTVDRPVHEASAVFYTPEEAKDNDLADRLLKIPGIMKVELNNNLVDVTQGGAEDWRQLGKRVGTVIRASLNPAPEIPEGDRLPPEHVRLRVQQVLDEMINPGVAAHGGFVELLDVQDDNIFIRMGGGCQGCGAADVTLKMGIERLIREQVPQVREILDTTDHGSGTNPFYAPSK encoded by the coding sequence ATGAGTTCACCCCTAGCGATTCAAATCAAAGCTGAAGTAGATCGGAACGACATTCACGTGTGCCGCTTCACGGTCGATCGGCCCGTGCATGAAGCGTCTGCCGTCTTCTACACACCTGAAGAAGCGAAGGACAACGACCTGGCAGATAGGCTGCTCAAGATTCCGGGCATCATGAAGGTCGAGCTCAACAACAATCTGGTCGACGTCACTCAAGGAGGCGCGGAAGATTGGCGCCAGTTGGGTAAGCGTGTCGGCACAGTCATCCGGGCCTCTTTGAATCCCGCGCCGGAGATTCCTGAAGGCGATCGACTGCCCCCCGAGCACGTGAGGTTGAGGGTACAGCAAGTCCTCGACGAGATGATCAACCCAGGAGTGGCTGCCCACGGCGGGTTTGTTGAATTGCTTGATGTTCAGGACGACAACATATTCATCCGAATGGGCGGCGGGTGTCAGGGCTGTGGCGCGGCGGATGTTACTTTGAAGATGGGTATCGAGCGATTGATTCGCGAGCAGGTGCCTCAAGTCCGCGAGATACTCGACACCACCGATCATGGTTCGGGCACGAATCCTTTCTACGCTCCGTCGAAGTAG
- the dnaJ gene encoding molecular chaperone DnaJ → MSGKRDYYEILGARREATDQELKQAYRRLAIKCHPDKNPGDREAEERFKELNEAYTVLSQPELRARYDRFGHAGVGAGTAAGTGFGQGFPGFEDLFDMFGIGDMFGGRNTRRAGPRRGSDLRYDIDLTLEEAADGLKTKIRVPRLETCEVCRGSGAAEGSQPVRCSACAGSGQVRYQQGFFSVSRTCSTCRGNGKVIKDVCRGCRGEGRVEREKMLEIKIPAGVDNGSRLRIAGEGEAGELGAPRGDLYVIVHVKEHQRFERRDANLYCTIAISFAQAALGAEVTVPTLEGEQSLRIAEGTQSSSVFRLRGKGMPVLGGRGRGDLYVAVSVITPTNLSREQRRLLEELAGLEADGHQDRGIVDKVKDIFG, encoded by the coding sequence TTGAGCGGCAAACGCGACTACTACGAGATACTCGGCGCTCGCCGCGAGGCGACCGATCAAGAGCTCAAACAAGCGTACCGGCGCCTCGCGATCAAATGCCATCCCGACAAGAATCCCGGCGACCGCGAAGCCGAGGAGCGCTTCAAAGAGTTAAACGAGGCCTATACAGTCCTCTCGCAGCCTGAGCTTCGCGCCCGCTACGACCGATTCGGTCACGCGGGAGTTGGAGCGGGAACTGCAGCGGGAACAGGCTTCGGCCAGGGATTCCCGGGATTCGAAGACCTTTTCGATATGTTCGGCATTGGGGACATGTTCGGCGGTCGAAATACCCGGCGAGCTGGACCCCGCCGGGGCTCGGACCTCAGATACGATATAGACCTAACACTCGAAGAAGCCGCCGACGGATTGAAGACTAAGATACGCGTTCCGCGGCTCGAAACTTGCGAGGTCTGCCGGGGAAGCGGCGCGGCCGAAGGCTCGCAACCTGTGCGCTGCTCCGCTTGCGCGGGGAGCGGACAGGTCCGATATCAGCAGGGTTTCTTTTCGGTCAGCCGCACCTGCTCGACGTGCCGCGGGAACGGCAAGGTAATCAAGGATGTGTGCCGAGGGTGCCGAGGCGAAGGCCGAGTTGAGCGGGAAAAAATGCTCGAGATCAAAATTCCCGCCGGTGTCGATAACGGCTCGCGCTTGCGCATAGCCGGAGAAGGCGAGGCCGGCGAGTTAGGGGCGCCTCGCGGCGACTTATATGTCATCGTGCACGTGAAGGAGCACCAGCGTTTTGAACGCCGCGACGCAAATCTGTATTGCACTATCGCGATCTCCTTCGCTCAGGCCGCGCTCGGAGCAGAGGTCACTGTTCCTACGCTTGAAGGCGAACAGAGTCTGCGCATTGCCGAGGGCACGCAGAGCAGCAGCGTGTTCAGGCTCAGAGGGAAGGGAATGCCGGTTCTTGGCGGGCGCGGGCGCGGCGACCTCTACGTCGCAGTCAGCGTCATTACACCAACGAATCTCTCACGCGAGCAGCGGCGGCTGCTGGAAGAACTCGCCGGCCTCGAAGCCGACGGCCATCAGGACCGGGGGATTGTGGACAAGGTAAAGGATATTTTTGGCTAG
- the dnaK gene encoding molecular chaperone DnaK, translating into MGKVIGIDLGTTNSCVAILEGGVTQIVPNKEGGRTTPSVVAFTEKGERLIGQIAKRQAITNSANTIYAVKRLMGRKFDSQEVQRACQVCSYEITEAANGDCRVRVRGRDHSPPELSAILLQRLKLAAEEFLGDEVTEAIITVPAYFDDIQRQATKDAGKIAGLTVQRIINEPTAAALAYGLGKHENERIAVYDLGGGTFDVSIMEMADGVFEVLSTCGDSFLGGEDFDQRIVDWMIETFKQETGIDLRPDRLALQRLKEAAERAKCELSTATESQLNLPFIAADPTGPKHFNKTLTRTKFEELVLDLVERTIEPCQKALADAKLGPERITKVLLVGGQTRSPIIISRVREIFKREPSIEINPDEVVAIGAAIQVGVLAGDVKDLILLDVIPLSLGIETRGGLFTKLLDRNSTIPTKKSLVFTTVADNQQVVEVHVLQGERDIAAGNRSLARFELVGIPAAPRGLPQIEVSFEVDADGIVSVSARDKMTGLEQAMRITPSSGLSASEIYDLIEEANRNVETDRRQKEIIIVRNRLEGLLQNTVRSFTEFGWMLTSNDQEFVRNTIEHARDTFASEDSTEMRYTLEQLERSARLITDAMFRPTGLASGPEDKEDETAPLSEVL; encoded by the coding sequence ATGGGCAAAGTTATCGGAATAGACCTCGGCACCACAAACTCATGCGTTGCGATCTTGGAAGGTGGCGTGACTCAAATTGTCCCGAACAAAGAAGGCGGCCGGACAACGCCGTCGGTGGTCGCTTTCACTGAGAAGGGCGAGCGATTGATAGGTCAAATAGCCAAGCGCCAGGCAATAACGAATTCTGCAAATACCATCTACGCCGTGAAGAGACTGATGGGCCGCAAGTTCGACTCGCAGGAAGTTCAACGCGCTTGTCAGGTGTGCTCGTACGAAATCACTGAAGCGGCAAACGGCGACTGTCGGGTGCGAGTGCGCGGCCGGGATCATTCGCCGCCCGAGCTATCCGCGATCCTGCTTCAACGCCTGAAGCTGGCGGCGGAGGAGTTTCTTGGCGACGAAGTGACAGAAGCCATCATAACGGTGCCCGCCTACTTCGACGACATTCAACGGCAGGCGACGAAGGACGCGGGTAAGATCGCGGGCCTGACCGTTCAGCGCATAATCAACGAACCGACGGCCGCCGCGCTTGCCTACGGGCTTGGCAAACACGAGAATGAGCGAATCGCGGTGTATGATCTGGGCGGCGGCACATTCGATGTCTCGATAATGGAGATGGCCGACGGCGTTTTCGAGGTGCTGTCGACATGTGGGGATTCATTTCTGGGCGGCGAGGACTTCGATCAGCGCATTGTCGATTGGATGATCGAGACCTTCAAGCAGGAAACCGGAATCGATCTGCGTCCCGACAGGCTCGCGCTTCAAAGGCTGAAGGAAGCGGCTGAGCGCGCCAAGTGTGAGCTTTCCACCGCGACCGAGTCTCAACTGAACCTGCCCTTCATCGCCGCCGACCCGACCGGCCCCAAACACTTCAACAAGACACTCACTCGGACAAAGTTTGAAGAGCTTGTCCTCGATCTGGTCGAGCGCACAATCGAGCCGTGCCAGAAAGCGCTTGCAGACGCCAAGCTGGGTCCCGAACGGATCACAAAGGTGCTGCTCGTAGGCGGCCAGACTCGTTCGCCGATAATCATCAGCCGCGTGCGCGAAATCTTTAAGCGCGAGCCTTCAATCGAGATCAACCCGGACGAAGTCGTGGCGATCGGCGCGGCGATTCAAGTCGGCGTACTGGCGGGCGATGTGAAGGACCTGATCCTGTTAGACGTGATCCCGCTATCGCTGGGCATCGAAACACGCGGCGGATTGTTCACCAAGCTTCTGGATCGCAACTCGACCATACCGACGAAGAAGAGCCTCGTGTTCACAACGGTCGCCGACAATCAGCAGGTTGTAGAAGTACACGTGTTGCAAGGTGAGCGCGACATCGCAGCCGGCAACCGCAGCCTCGCCCGCTTCGAGCTAGTCGGCATACCGGCCGCTCCGCGCGGGCTGCCTCAGATCGAAGTCAGTTTCGAGGTGGACGCAGACGGTATCGTTTCTGTTTCTGCGCGCGACAAGATGACCGGCCTCGAGCAGGCGATGCGTATAACGCCGTCGTCGGGGCTGTCGGCCTCGGAGATATACGACCTCATTGAAGAGGCGAATCGTAACGTCGAGACGGATCGCCGGCAGAAGGAAATCATAATCGTGCGAAACCGCCTCGAAGGGTTGCTTCAAAACACGGTGCGGTCTTTCACCGAATTTGGGTGGATGCTCACGTCGAACGACCAGGAATTCGTGCGCAACACCATCGAACACGCTAGAGACACATTCGCGTCAGAAGACTCAACCGAGATGCGTTACACGCTGGAACAACTCGAAAGATCCGCTCGGCTGATCACCGACGCGATGTTCCGGCCGACCGGACTTGCATCCGGTCCCGAAGACAAAGAAGACGAGACCGCGCCGTTGTCAGAGGTGTTGTAG
- the grpE gene encoding nucleotide exchange factor GrpE: MRNKKNVAREIPISFDGEERHETDSEEGSDKPERAAEQTDQQQSVAAVAEEVDAPEPNEPQQDLSSQLQTQVDALMAEKASLYDQLLRRQAEFENYRKRIERERGELYQRGRDDVLLQFLPVVDNFERALSSLESSEGDAEALRHGVELIHKQFTDALSKFGLEAVDAVGKTFDPHVHEAVTTEATDKHKENTVIAEFQRGYKIGDRLLRPAKVKVASSPEK; the protein is encoded by the coding sequence ATGCGAAATAAGAAGAACGTGGCACGGGAGATACCGATTAGCTTCGATGGCGAAGAGAGGCACGAAACGGACTCGGAAGAGGGATCTGATAAACCGGAGCGGGCGGCTGAACAAACCGATCAGCAGCAAAGCGTGGCAGCGGTAGCGGAAGAAGTTGATGCCCCTGAACCAAACGAGCCTCAGCAAGACCTCAGCTCTCAACTGCAAACCCAGGTCGACGCGCTGATGGCGGAGAAGGCTTCGCTGTATGATCAGTTGCTCAGACGGCAGGCTGAGTTTGAGAACTATCGCAAGCGGATCGAGCGCGAACGCGGCGAACTTTATCAGCGCGGTCGGGACGATGTGCTGTTGCAGTTCCTACCGGTGGTCGATAATTTTGAGCGAGCGCTGTCGAGCCTCGAAAGCAGTGAAGGCGATGCCGAAGCGCTGCGGCACGGTGTCGAGTTGATTCACAAGCAGTTTACCGACGCCTTGTCGAAGTTCGGACTCGAGGCCGTTGACGCAGTCGGGAAGACTTTCGATCCACACGTTCACGAAGCGGTGACGACTGAGGCGACCGACAAGCACAAAGAGAATACGGTTATCGCGGAGTTTCAGCGCGGATACAAAATCGGCGACCGATTGTTGCGCCCGGCAAAGGTGAAGGTCGCCTCCAGCCCCGAAAAGTAG
- the hrcA gene encoding heat-inducible transcriptional repressor HrcA produces MTKRSGNRFDDRKREIFATIVKDHIATGQPVGSFALAKQSRENLSSATIRNICAELEDEGYLTHPHTSAGRLPTDRGYRFYVDNFIGSTKLSRSDAARINERLLDEQSLADPELLMERTSLLLSQLSDNVGIVVPPSSSRDILHHIEFVRLPDSRILVITVSSAGRVQNRVIRIEAEFTQDELNSTSRYLVENFYGSTLAEVRDELLLRMSEEKALYDQFLRNAVLLCSQSLQEGDQPDVFIEGASNIISKPDFADTERIRALFKMFEQKSRIVKILNECIDSARREAVAVRIGSENRFADLRDCTVIASPCVYPGGAAVGSIGVVGPTRLEYDRLIAIVDYIARLFERALDGGSARTL; encoded by the coding sequence ATGACAAAGAGAAGCGGCAACAGGTTTGACGACCGCAAGCGCGAGATATTTGCGACGATTGTGAAGGATCACATCGCCACTGGTCAGCCTGTTGGTTCGTTTGCGCTGGCCAAGCAGTCGCGCGAGAACTTGTCGTCCGCTACGATTCGCAACATCTGCGCGGAGCTGGAAGACGAAGGTTATTTGACGCACCCACACACGTCGGCGGGGCGTTTGCCCACTGACAGGGGCTACAGGTTTTATGTTGACAATTTCATAGGCTCGACGAAGCTTTCACGTTCTGATGCGGCGCGAATAAATGAACGTTTGCTCGATGAGCAGTCGCTGGCGGATCCGGAACTCCTAATGGAGCGCACGAGCCTGCTACTATCGCAGTTGTCCGATAACGTCGGGATAGTGGTGCCGCCCTCCAGCTCGAGGGACATACTTCATCACATCGAATTCGTTCGGCTGCCAGACTCGCGAATCCTCGTCATTACAGTGTCCAGCGCGGGCCGCGTGCAGAACCGCGTGATTCGCATTGAGGCTGAGTTCACGCAGGACGAGTTGAATTCAACTTCGCGTTATCTGGTCGAGAACTTTTACGGCTCGACGCTGGCGGAGGTTCGCGACGAGTTGTTGCTTCGGATGAGTGAAGAGAAGGCGCTCTATGATCAGTTCCTGCGCAACGCGGTGCTGCTTTGCAGCCAGAGCTTGCAGGAAGGTGATCAGCCCGACGTCTTCATCGAGGGTGCTTCGAACATTATATCGAAGCCCGACTTCGCGGATACCGAGCGCATTCGAGCGCTGTTTAAGATGTTTGAGCAGAAGAGCCGCATTGTGAAGATTTTGAATGAGTGCATAGACAGCGCTCGGCGCGAGGCGGTGGCGGTGCGCATAGGCAGCGAGAATCGATTTGCCGATCTGCGCGACTGCACGGTGATCGCTTCGCCGTGCGTTTATCCCGGAGGCGCCGCAGTGGGCAGCATCGGCGTAGTGGGACCGACCAGACTCGAATACGACCGGCTGATCGCAATAGTGGACTATATTGCGAGGTTGTTCGAGCGCGCACTCGACGGAGGTTCGGCTAGAACGCTCTAA
- the rpmH gene encoding 50S ribosomal protein L34 — MKRTFQPNNRRRAKTHGFRVRMSTKGGQLVLKRRRAKGRKRLTPAHY; from the coding sequence ATGAAGCGGACTTTTCAGCCCAACAACCGCCGTCGCGCCAAGACGCATGGCTTCCGCGTGCGCATGAGCACAAAGGGCGGGCAGCTCGTGCTCAAACGGCGCCGAGCCAAGGGGCGCAAGCGGCTTACACCTGCGCACTACTAA
- the yidD gene encoding membrane protein insertion efficiency factor YidD, whose protein sequence is MKVVLIFFIRSYRLLISPLLPPSCRFTPTCSEYAMQAIKKYGAVRGVYLGARRLLRCHPFHPGGYDPVR, encoded by the coding sequence GTGAAGGTCGTTCTGATTTTTTTCATACGCTCCTACAGGTTGCTCATTTCGCCGCTCCTCCCGCCGTCGTGCAGATTCACCCCCACTTGTTCTGAGTATGCAATGCAAGCTATCAAGAAATACGGCGCGGTGCGCGGCGTTTACCTGGGGGCGCGGCGGCTCCTGCGATGCCACCCGTTTCACCCGGGCGGATATGACCCTGTACGGTAG